From Cellulosimicrobium sp. ES-005, one genomic window encodes:
- a CDS encoding inositol-3-phosphate synthase, with protein sequence MHHFASDGSSDRPAPDARTGLWLVGARGSVATTAALGLAAIADGRAAPTGCVTVSEPFASAPLPSFGDLVVGGHDISDVSMVKRAELLVEAGMIAPRLLTAAHAALERADAEVRPGYSAHPAEGVPRESQQAAAERLAADIVDFRERHGLARVVVVDLVSTEPLPEPAPELSDRELLRVALADPERAVLPPSSVTAYAALLAGAPFAEFTPSASMHLPVLLELAAERGVPVAGQDGKTGQTWLRTILAPAFAARGLRVLSWAGANLLGGGDGATLADPEAVQSKLVSKSRGLQDLTGSQVTPLHIDNVPDLGDIKVAWDHVHVEGFLGSRLTLQTTWSAYDSMLAAPLVLDLARLLALADAAGYAGPVAELGFFFKDPWASDVHDFAAQTVALADWVREAAARVGAAPADRP encoded by the coding sequence ATGCACCACTTCGCTTCTGACGGCTCGTCAGACCGCCCTGCTCCGGACGCGCGCACGGGGCTCTGGCTCGTCGGCGCCCGCGGCTCCGTCGCGACCACCGCGGCCCTCGGCCTCGCCGCCATCGCGGACGGGCGTGCCGCGCCCACGGGGTGCGTCACGGTCTCCGAGCCCTTCGCGTCGGCGCCGCTCCCGTCGTTCGGCGACCTCGTCGTCGGCGGCCACGACATCTCCGACGTCTCGATGGTCAAGCGCGCCGAGCTGCTCGTCGAGGCCGGGATGATCGCGCCGCGCCTGCTCACCGCGGCGCACGCCGCGCTGGAGCGGGCCGACGCCGAGGTCCGGCCCGGCTACTCCGCCCACCCCGCCGAGGGGGTCCCGCGCGAGTCCCAGCAGGCCGCCGCGGAGCGCCTGGCCGCGGACATCGTCGACTTCCGCGAGCGCCACGGCCTCGCCCGCGTCGTCGTGGTCGACCTCGTGTCGACCGAGCCGCTGCCCGAGCCGGCCCCCGAGCTCTCCGACCGGGAGCTCCTGCGCGTCGCGCTCGCGGACCCGGAGCGCGCCGTGCTCCCGCCGAGCTCCGTGACCGCGTACGCGGCCCTGCTCGCGGGCGCCCCGTTCGCGGAGTTCACGCCGTCGGCGAGCATGCACCTGCCGGTGCTCCTCGAGCTCGCCGCCGAGCGCGGCGTCCCGGTCGCGGGCCAGGACGGCAAGACCGGCCAGACGTGGCTGCGCACGATCCTGGCGCCCGCCTTCGCGGCGCGCGGCCTGCGTGTCCTGTCCTGGGCCGGCGCCAACCTGCTCGGCGGCGGCGACGGCGCCACCCTGGCCGACCCCGAGGCCGTGCAGAGCAAGCTCGTCTCCAAGTCGCGCGGACTGCAGGACCTCACGGGCAGCCAGGTCACGCCGCTGCACATCGACAACGTGCCGGACCTCGGCGACATCAAGGTCGCGTGGGACCACGTGCACGTCGAGGGCTTCCTCGGCTCGCGCCTCACGCTGCAGACCACGTGGTCCGCCTACGACTCGATGCTCGCCGCGCCGCTCGTGCTCGACCTCGCGCGCCTGCTCGCGCTCGCCGACGCCGCGGGGTACGCGGGACCGGTCGCGGAGCTCGGGTTCTTCTTCAAGGACCCGTGGGCGAGCGACGTGCACGACTTCGCGGCGCAGACCGTCGCGCTCGCGGACTGGGTCCGCGAGGCGGCTGCTCGCGTCGGCGCCGCACCGGCCGACCGGCCGTGA